In Methylomagnum ishizawai, one DNA window encodes the following:
- the chrA gene encoding chromate efflux transporter: MTDPHPARTRPAPVGFGQAFRYWLKLGFISFGGPAGQIAILHQDLVERRRWISERRYLHALNYCMLLPGPEAQQLATYIGWLMHGTWGGIAAGGLFVLPATFILMILGWIYLEFGQVPAVAGVLYGIKPAVTAIVLCAAYRIGTRALKNAALWAIAALAFLAVFALDAPFPLIVAAAALAGAVGGKLAPGRFALGGGHGAAKQGYGPALIDDDMPPPEHARFGWRRLAWTVGVALLLWAGGIGLLCGQFGWQGTPTQLGWFFTKAALLTFGGAYAVLPYVFQGAVEHYHWLTPAQMIDGLALGETTPGPLIMVVTFVGFVAGWGQAWLGPEHPGLAGVMAALVVTYFTFLPSFLFILAGGPLVESTHGNLKYTAPLTAITASVVGVILNLAWFFAYHVFWPQGFGGGFDAMSAVIGGCALLALLRCKVAVIPVILACGGAGLLLTFAQTWLA, translated from the coding sequence ATGACCGATCCCCACCCGGCGCGGACGCGCCCCGCCCCCGTCGGCTTCGGCCAAGCCTTCCGTTATTGGCTGAAGCTGGGCTTCATCAGTTTCGGCGGACCCGCCGGGCAGATCGCCATCCTGCATCAGGATTTGGTGGAACGGCGGCGCTGGATTTCCGAGCGGCGCTATCTGCACGCCCTGAACTACTGCATGCTGTTGCCGGGGCCGGAAGCCCAGCAATTGGCGACCTATATCGGTTGGCTGATGCACGGCACTTGGGGCGGCATCGCGGCGGGCGGCTTGTTCGTGCTGCCGGCCACCTTCATCCTGATGATCCTGGGCTGGATTTACCTGGAATTCGGGCAGGTGCCCGCCGTGGCCGGGGTTTTATACGGCATCAAGCCCGCCGTCACCGCCATCGTGTTGTGCGCGGCCTACCGTATCGGCACGCGGGCGCTCAAGAACGCCGCGTTGTGGGCCATCGCGGCCTTGGCCTTCCTCGCGGTTTTCGCCCTGGATGCGCCATTTCCCCTGATCGTGGCGGCGGCGGCGCTGGCGGGGGCGGTGGGTGGCAAACTCGCGCCGGGGCGGTTCGCCTTGGGGGGCGGGCATGGCGCGGCCAAGCAGGGTTACGGCCCGGCCTTGATCGACGACGATATGCCGCCACCGGAACACGCCCGGTTTGGCTGGAGGCGGCTGGCGTGGACGGTGGGCGTGGCGCTGCTGCTCTGGGCGGGGGGGATCGGGCTGTTATGCGGGCAATTCGGCTGGCAGGGCACGCCCACCCAACTGGGCTGGTTCTTCACCAAGGCGGCGCTCCTGACCTTCGGCGGGGCTTACGCGGTGCTGCCCTATGTGTTCCAGGGCGCGGTGGAGCATTACCACTGGCTGACCCCGGCCCAGATGATCGACGGGCTGGCCCTGGGGGAAACCACGCCGGGGCCGCTCATCATGGTGGTGACTTTCGTCGGCTTCGTGGCGGGTTGGGGACAGGCCTGGCTTGGGCCGGAGCATCCGGGGTTGGCGGGAGTGATGGCGGCGTTGGTCGTGACCTATTTTACTTTTTTGCCCAGTTTTCTGTTCATCCTGGCCGGCGGTCCCCTGGTCGAATCCACCCACGGTAATTTGAAATACACCGCACCGCTCACCGCTATCACCGCCTCGGTGGTGGGTGTGATTTTGAATCTGGCCTGGTTTTTCGCCTACCACGTCTTTTGGCCGCAAGGCTTCGGCGGGGGCTTCGATGCGATGTCGGCGGTGATCGGCGGATGTGCTTTGCTGGCTTTGCTGCGCTGCAAGGTCGCGGTCATCCCGGTGATCCTGGCCTGTGGCGGGGCGGGTTTGTTGCTTACTTTCGCCCAGACCTGGCTGGCCTAG
- a CDS encoding chromate resistance protein ChrB domain-containing protein has product MNLSWLLLITSLPTQHAAGRMRVWRALKALGCGVLRDGVYLLPNRPGFHDLLAAQAEAVKAGGGNAYLLALDPADTAGQDGFEALFDRTEDYAQLSGAIRQAMPETGPDDLAGFRRQVQRHRKEFEALAAVDFFPGPARDQAAARLEELELALDRRLHPDEPRNLPGPGQTQALRREDYQGRTWATRRRLWIDRLASAWLIRRHIDPAARFLWLAEPGDCPADALGFDFDGAAFTHTGPKVSFEVLLTSFGLDADPALRHLAGLVHYLDVGGIPLPEAAGLSLLIQGLGQRWVGDDDAFLAAAETLFDALYHAYSGTDP; this is encoded by the coding sequence ATGAATCTATCCTGGCTCCTTCTCATCACCAGTCTACCGACCCAGCACGCGGCGGGCCGGATGCGGGTCTGGCGGGCGCTCAAAGCCCTGGGCTGCGGCGTCCTGCGCGATGGCGTCTACCTGCTGCCGAACCGGCCCGGTTTCCACGACTTGCTGGCGGCCCAGGCCGAAGCAGTCAAGGCGGGCGGCGGCAATGCCTATCTCCTGGCGCTGGACCCGGCGGACACGGCGGGACAGGACGGCTTCGAAGCGCTGTTCGACCGCACCGAGGATTACGCCCAATTGAGCGGGGCCATCCGCCAAGCCATGCCGGAGACCGGACCGGACGACCTCGCGGGCTTCCGGCGGCAGGTCCAACGGCACCGCAAGGAATTCGAGGCGCTGGCGGCGGTGGATTTTTTTCCGGGACCGGCGCGGGATCAAGCCGCCGCCCGCTTGGAAGAGTTGGAACTGGCCCTGGACCGGCGACTCCACCCGGACGAGCCCCGCAACCTTCCCGGCCCCGGCCAAACCCAAGCGCTACGCCGCGAGGATTACCAAGGCAGAACCTGGGCGACCCGCCGCCGCCTTTGGATCGACCGCCTCGCCAGCGCTTGGCTGATCCGCCGCCATATCGATCCCGCAGCGCGTTTCCTGTGGTTGGCCGAACCCGGTGATTGTCCCGCCGACGCCCTGGGCTTCGATTTCGACGGCGCGGCTTTCACCCATACCGGTCCCAAGGTCAGCTTCGAGGTACTGCTGACCAGCTTCGGCCTGGACGCGGACCCGGCGTTGCGGCATTTGGCTGGGCTGGTGCATTACCTGGATGTCGGCGGGATTCCGCTGCCGGAAGCCGCCGGGCTGTCCTTATTGATCCAGGGCTTGGGCCAACGCTGGGTCGGGGATGACGATGCCTTTTTGGCTGCGGCGGAAACGCTGTTCGACGCGCTCTACCACGCCTATTCAGGAACCGACCCATGA
- the thrC gene encoding threonine synthase, whose amino-acid sequence MTTSKRYTGLIEHYRDRLPIGPETRPVSLCEGNTPLIQLVNLPRLIGKEVELYVKFEGLNPTGSFKDRGMTMAVTQAVASGSRAIICASTGNTSAAAAAYAARAGIACFVLIPDGKIALGKLAQAMIHGAKVLQIQGNFDDGMRLVKEIADHAPVTIVNSINPFRIEGQKTAAFEIVDALGRAPDYHCLPVGNAGNITAYWKGYTEYALGTASHAAVTDRRPVMCGYQAAGAAPFVAGAFVEHPETVATAIRIGIPQSWDGAWNAQKESGGWFAPFTDAEILATQKLLSEKEGIFCEPASATSVAGALHDIQSGKIPEGSVVVCTLTGVGLKDPDTAIGQCDVKPAKIQATLDAVKGAILETM is encoded by the coding sequence ATGACCACCTCCAAACGCTACACCGGACTCATCGAACATTACCGCGACCGCCTGCCCATCGGCCCCGAGACCCGCCCCGTCAGCCTGTGCGAAGGCAATACCCCGCTGATCCAATTGGTGAACCTCCCCCGCTTGATCGGCAAGGAGGTCGAACTGTATGTGAAATTCGAGGGGCTGAACCCCACCGGCTCGTTCAAGGACCGCGGCATGACCATGGCCGTGACCCAGGCCGTGGCAAGCGGCAGCCGCGCCATCATCTGCGCCTCGACCGGCAACACTTCCGCCGCCGCCGCCGCCTACGCAGCCAGGGCCGGTATCGCCTGCTTCGTGCTGATCCCCGATGGCAAGATCGCCCTCGGCAAACTGGCCCAGGCCATGATCCACGGGGCCAAGGTGCTGCAAATCCAGGGCAATTTCGACGACGGCATGAGATTGGTGAAGGAAATCGCCGACCACGCCCCCGTCACCATCGTCAATTCCATCAACCCGTTCCGCATCGAGGGCCAGAAGACCGCCGCCTTCGAGATCGTGGACGCGCTGGGCCGCGCCCCGGATTACCACTGCCTGCCGGTCGGCAACGCCGGCAACATCACCGCCTACTGGAAGGGCTACACCGAATACGCCCTGGGCACCGCCAGCCACGCCGCCGTCACCGACCGCCGCCCGGTCATGTGCGGCTACCAGGCCGCCGGGGCCGCGCCCTTCGTGGCCGGCGCTTTCGTCGAACACCCGGAAACCGTCGCCACCGCCATCCGCATCGGCATCCCGCAATCCTGGGACGGGGCGTGGAACGCGCAGAAGGAATCCGGGGGCTGGTTCGCCCCGTTCACCGACGCGGAAATCCTCGCCACCCAAAAGCTGCTGTCGGAAAAGGAAGGCATCTTCTGCGAACCGGCCTCGGCCACCTCGGTGGCGGGCGCGTTGCACGATATCCAGTCGGGCAAAATTCCCGAAGGCAGCGTGGTGGTCTGCACCCTGACCGGCGTGGGCCTGAAAGACCCGGACACCGCCATCGGCCAATGCGATGTGAAACCCGCCAAAATCCAGGCCACCCTGGACGCGGTGAAAGGGGCGATATTGGAGACGATGTGA
- a CDS encoding RES family NAD+ phosphorylase — translation MAVPLFLLISGENMDSVACSQCFNDQGLRLDAEMLGNLEDQTCPNCGSTKGKKLSKELVYALAYRFFVWGSFSRTKYGGAPILEFNQHQKTDITFSSWLEPDVKLFERILGVGFFHYGPRLWMFGEIKPLKALGVESARNRIIKRIISEYPSRQIEPSQTFYRIRKGPEFPEMPDEYDSPPKKFLGTGRLDSDTLPVMYVSPDLEVCIHECRVAAADELYVATLMPARSLKVLDLSVVLTEEPRVTEFESLDIAVHMLFMAGKHSYDITRAIALSAFEAGFDGLIYPSYFSLLRLGIMPLRTSYGISHRRIAELQTQEEEFSVPNLALFGRPIESGDLKLKCINKLVLSRVVYDFHFGPVSF, via the coding sequence ATGGCTGTTCCGCTTTTTTTGTTAATTTCGGGGGAAAATATGGACTCAGTTGCATGTTCACAATGCTTTAACGATCAAGGACTGCGTCTCGATGCTGAAATGCTAGGTAACTTAGAAGATCAAACTTGCCCAAATTGTGGAAGCACGAAAGGGAAAAAATTATCAAAAGAATTAGTTTATGCTCTAGCATATCGGTTTTTTGTTTGGGGTTCATTTTCGAGAACAAAATATGGTGGCGCACCTATTCTTGAATTTAACCAGCACCAGAAGACTGATATAACCTTTTCTTCATGGCTTGAGCCTGATGTGAAATTGTTTGAAAGAATTCTAGGGGTTGGTTTTTTTCACTATGGTCCTCGTCTTTGGATGTTTGGTGAAATTAAGCCTCTTAAAGCGCTTGGAGTTGAATCCGCACGTAACAGAATTATTAAGCGTATTATTAGCGAGTATCCATCACGCCAAATTGAGCCTTCACAGACTTTTTATCGAATTCGCAAAGGCCCGGAGTTTCCTGAGATGCCTGATGAATATGATAGCCCACCTAAAAAATTCTTGGGTACAGGTCGTCTTGATTCAGACACCTTGCCAGTTATGTATGTATCACCCGATCTTGAAGTTTGCATTCATGAGTGCCGTGTTGCCGCAGCCGATGAGTTATATGTTGCGACATTAATGCCGGCGCGTTCACTTAAAGTTCTTGATCTTTCTGTTGTGCTTACCGAGGAGCCAAGAGTTACTGAGTTCGAAAGTCTGGATATAGCTGTACATATGTTGTTTATGGCGGGCAAACACTCCTATGATATCACACGGGCTATTGCTTTATCAGCATTTGAGGCGGGATTTGATGGGCTTATATATCCGTCCTATTTCAGTTTGCTCAGATTGGGAATAATGCCTCTTCGCACATCATATGGAATATCCCATAGACGCATTGCTGAACTTCAAACGCAAGAAGAAGAATTTTCAGTCCCAAACTTAGCGCTATTCGGTCGTCCCATTGAATCTGGAGATTTAAAATTAAAGTGCATTAATAAGCTTGTATTAAGCAGGGTTGTATATGACTTCCATTTTGGGCCGGTCAGTTTTTAA
- the queF gene encoding preQ(1) synthase: protein MSTLPSKALETFDNPQPGRDYTIRIDVPEFTCLCPKTGQPDFATLLLEYVPDRLCVELKSLKLYAWSFRDEGAFHEAVTNRILDDLVAATRPRFMRLTAKFNVRGGIYTTVVAEHRDPEWVAPAVVALP from the coding sequence ATGTCCACACTACCCAGCAAAGCCTTAGAAACCTTCGACAATCCCCAGCCGGGCCGCGATTACACCATCCGCATCGATGTGCCCGAATTCACCTGCCTGTGCCCTAAGACCGGCCAGCCGGATTTTGCCACCCTCCTGCTCGAATACGTGCCGGACCGGTTGTGCGTGGAACTGAAGTCCTTGAAGCTCTACGCCTGGTCGTTCCGCGACGAGGGCGCGTTCCATGAGGCCGTGACCAACCGCATTTTGGATGATTTGGTGGCGGCGACCCGGCCCCGCTTCATGCGTTTGACCGCGAAGTTCAATGTGCGAGGCGGGATTTATACGACGGTGGTGGCGGAGCATCGCGATCCTGAATGGGTCGCGCCTGCGGTGGTTGCGTTGCCGTAG
- the smc gene encoding chromosome segregation protein SMC: MRLEKIKLAGFKSFVDPTTLPLPGNLVGIVGPNGCGKSNLIDAVRWVMGESSAKHLRGESMADVIFNGSSSRKPVGMAFVELVFDNGEGKAPGEFAQYPQISIKRQVTRDGQSVYFLNGSRCRRKDITDLFLGTGLGSRSYAIIEQGTISRLIEAKPDELRSLIEEAAGISKYKERRHETELRMGHTQENLDRLMDVRDEVAKQLESLKRQTKKAEKYLALRDEERRHKQQLLALRWLKYDQLGQSLKTTLAGHETRFRELYSAGQALAETLEQHRAQHENLQTQLGAQQARFYELGSEINRLELALQHAQQTRDTLLQEEVRLGQEQQLALRDLDQDQTQLAALREELAAVALSLETTQAAEHSAAARRAEAEHALQAARLAFEQSSGELGRLHSQAEIQRARLKQLEQQQRQLDTRRERLDHEREELEDTLQTEGLEDLRQETAELEAERAELQARLPALHSAIQADRAHGKQCQEDLNARRAELHALEGRISSLETLQQHAMGKDRAGLKHWLAEHALDPAGRLAEHLDVAPGWETAVESVLGIHLQALCVETAAPYLPHLAAIGDEALGLIETRAAAQVAAAPKASRLLDRVRSPWNLGPLLGSVYCADDLDSARALSEAVAEHESVVTPDGVKLGPGWLAAPKTDDGKAGVLKRERDLRELKARRDECQAQALTLEQALAQAETSIRTAEQERERLQTDERRLASEHAKLKAELSAAEARCEQASKRLRQLELEAEDLDSQRAENHEETAEACGLLLDAEDRLTELGPKSTEQAARRAALESQLQEADAALRAERDRRNALNSRRESLVSNESLTLKHLERAQTLYRQALERLEALNQRLAETAAPVEAEATELDHLIERRTAADRDLNALRRRDQETSAEIRRLNEARLQNERDLEALKEQLEQAKLELSTNEVRWQTVREQFEELDAKPDEAIASLPPEAEEKAWQQRVAELAEEISRLGAVNLTAMEEYQAQDERMKFLEQQHQDLSQSLATLKEAIAKIDQECRARFKDTFDQINAGLQRMFPKLFGGGQAYLELTERELLEAGVSVMARPPGKRNSSIHLLSGGEKALTAAALVFAIFELNPAPFCLLDEVDAPLDDANVGRFSQLVKEMSERVQFLFISHNKATMEIAQHLAGVTMKEPGVSRIVAVDIDAAVEMAAM; encoded by the coding sequence ATGCGCCTCGAAAAGATCAAACTCGCGGGCTTCAAATCCTTCGTCGATCCCACCACCCTCCCGCTGCCCGGCAATTTGGTCGGCATCGTGGGACCGAACGGCTGCGGCAAATCCAACCTAATCGACGCCGTGCGCTGGGTCATGGGCGAAAGCTCGGCCAAGCACCTGCGCGGCGAAAGCATGGCCGACGTGATCTTCAACGGCTCATCGAGCCGCAAGCCGGTCGGCATGGCCTTCGTGGAACTGGTGTTCGACAATGGCGAAGGCAAAGCCCCCGGCGAATTCGCCCAATACCCGCAAATCTCCATCAAGCGCCAAGTCACCCGCGACGGCCAGTCGGTCTATTTCCTCAACGGCTCGCGCTGCCGCCGCAAGGACATCACCGACCTGTTTTTGGGCACCGGGCTGGGTTCGCGCAGCTACGCCATCATCGAACAAGGCACCATCTCCCGCCTGATCGAAGCCAAGCCCGACGAACTGCGCTCCCTGATCGAAGAAGCCGCCGGCATCTCCAAATACAAGGAGCGCCGCCACGAAACCGAACTGCGCATGGGCCACACCCAGGAAAACCTCGACCGCCTCATGGACGTGCGCGACGAGGTGGCGAAACAACTGGAAAGCCTCAAACGCCAGACCAAAAAGGCCGAAAAATACCTCGCCCTGCGCGACGAGGAACGCCGCCACAAGCAACAACTCTTGGCCCTGCGCTGGCTCAAATACGACCAACTCGGCCAAAGCCTCAAAACCACGCTAGCCGGTCACGAAACCCGTTTCCGCGAGTTATACAGCGCAGGCCAAGCCCTGGCCGAAACCCTGGAACAACACCGCGCCCAGCACGAAAATCTGCAAACCCAACTCGGCGCACAGCAAGCCCGCTTCTACGAACTCGGCTCCGAAATCAACCGACTGGAACTCGCCCTGCAACACGCCCAGCAGACCCGCGACACCCTGCTGCAAGAAGAAGTGCGCCTGGGCCAGGAACAACAACTGGCCCTGCGTGATCTGGACCAGGATCAAACCCAACTCGCCGCTTTGCGGGAAGAATTGGCGGCGGTGGCCCTGTCGCTGGAAACCACGCAAGCCGCCGAACACAGCGCCGCCGCCCGCCGCGCCGAAGCCGAACACGCCCTGCAAGCGGCCCGTTTGGCCTTCGAGCAATCCAGCGGCGAACTTGGGCGCTTGCACAGCCAGGCCGAAATCCAACGCGCCCGCCTCAAGCAACTCGAACAACAACAGCGCCAATTGGACACCCGCCGCGAACGGCTGGACCATGAGCGCGAAGAACTGGAAGACACGCTCCAGACCGAAGGTTTGGAAGATTTGCGGCAGGAAACCGCCGAACTCGAAGCCGAACGCGCCGAACTGCAAGCGCGTCTGCCCGCTTTGCACAGTGCGATCCAAGCCGACCGCGCCCATGGCAAGCAATGCCAGGAAGACCTGAATGCCCGCCGCGCCGAACTCCACGCCCTGGAAGGCCGCATCAGTTCGCTGGAAACCCTGCAACAGCACGCCATGGGCAAGGACCGGGCCGGGCTGAAACACTGGCTGGCCGAACACGCCCTGGACCCAGCCGGACGCCTCGCCGAACACCTGGACGTGGCTCCCGGTTGGGAAACCGCCGTCGAAAGCGTCTTGGGCATCCATCTCCAAGCCCTGTGCGTGGAAACCGCCGCGCCTTATCTGCCGCATCTGGCCGCCATCGGCGACGAGGCTTTGGGCCTGATCGAAACCCGCGCCGCCGCCCAGGTTGCCGCCGCGCCGAAAGCGTCCCGGCTGTTGGACCGGGTGCGGTCGCCGTGGAATCTCGGGCCGCTGTTGGGTTCGGTGTATTGCGCCGACGACTTGGACAGCGCCCGCGCCCTGAGCGAAGCCGTGGCCGAACATGAATCGGTGGTGACGCCCGACGGCGTGAAACTCGGCCCCGGCTGGCTGGCCGCGCCCAAAACCGACGACGGCAAAGCCGGCGTCCTCAAGCGCGAACGCGATCTGCGCGAACTCAAAGCCCGCCGCGACGAATGCCAAGCCCAGGCACTAACCCTGGAACAAGCACTGGCCCAGGCCGAAACCTCGATCCGCACCGCCGAGCAAGAACGCGAACGCCTGCAAACCGACGAACGCCGCCTCGCCTCCGAACACGCGAAGCTCAAAGCCGAACTCAGCGCCGCCGAAGCCCGTTGCGAACAAGCCAGCAAGCGCCTGCGCCAACTGGAATTGGAAGCCGAAGACCTGGACTCCCAACGCGCCGAGAACCACGAGGAAACCGCCGAAGCCTGCGGCCTCCTGCTCGATGCTGAAGACCGCCTGACCGAACTCGGTCCCAAATCCACCGAGCAAGCCGCCCGCCGCGCCGCCTTGGAAAGCCAATTGCAGGAAGCCGACGCCGCCCTCCGCGCCGAACGCGACCGCCGCAACGCCCTCAACAGCCGCCGCGAAAGCCTCGTTTCCAACGAAAGCCTCACCCTCAAGCATTTGGAGCGGGCGCAAACCCTGTACCGGCAAGCCCTGGAACGGCTGGAAGCGCTAAACCAACGCTTGGCCGAAACCGCCGCTCCGGTCGAAGCCGAAGCCACCGAGCTAGACCACCTTATCGAACGCCGCACCGCCGCCGACCGCGATCTCAACGCGCTGCGCCGCCGCGATCAAGAAACCAGCGCCGAAATCCGCCGCCTCAACGAAGCCCGCCTCCAAAACGAGCGCGACCTGGAAGCTCTCAAGGAACAGTTGGAACAGGCCAAACTCGAACTCTCCACCAACGAAGTGCGCTGGCAAACGGTGCGCGAGCAATTCGAGGAACTCGACGCCAAACCGGACGAAGCGATAGCGAGCCTTCCGCCCGAAGCCGAGGAAAAGGCTTGGCAACAGCGCGTCGCCGAATTGGCCGAGGAAATCTCCCGCCTGGGCGCGGTAAACCTGACCGCGATGGAGGAATACCAAGCCCAGGACGAGCGCATGAAATTCCTCGAACAGCAGCACCAGGACTTGAGCCAATCGCTCGCCACCCTCAAGGAAGCCATAGCCAAGATCGACCAGGAATGCCGCGCCCGCTTCAAGGACACCTTCGACCAGATCAACGCCGGTTTGCAGCGCATGTTCCCCAAGCTGTTCGGCGGCGGACAGGCGTATTTGGAACTGACCGAGCGCGAATTGCTGGAAGCCGGGGTCAGCGTGATGGCGCGGCCCCCTGGCAAGCGCAATAGCTCCATCCACCTGCTCTCGGGCGGCGAAAAGGCGTTGACGGCGGCGGCCTTGGTGTTCGCCATCTTCGAGCTGAATCCCGCGCCGTTCTGCCTGCTCGACGAAGTGGACGCGCCCTTGGATGACGCCAACGTGGGCCGGTTCAGCCAGTTGGTCAAGGAAATGTCGGAGCGGGTACAATTCCTGTTCATCTCCCACAATAAGGCCACCATGGAAATCGCCCAGCATTTGGCCGGCGTGACCATGAAAGAACCTGGGGTATCTAGAATCGTCGCGGTGGATATTGATGCGGCGGTGGAAATGGCGGCGATGTGA
- a CDS encoding cell division protein ZipA C-terminal FtsZ-binding domain-containing protein, giving the protein MDRDTIRIVLLVIGLLVIAGIYIWGRHRQKLLDFLQRRGEYDELGYDPGQEAPPSKSRYQDPDDDEFESLGYKGRKPATPEPAAYGLDDDLDNDLLDFGESKPAPEPPPAKPKPEPTAKTPPEPKKTTGSAPIPVLIQVSVVASGGRRYFQGDDLRDALLDLDLIHGSMGIFHRYDRKFRETLFSVASLVEPGTFPMDNMEAFECPGVVLFFQPDRVSNPIAVFDDLVRTSHKLANRLGGAEWDEKRQLLTQDKIAHMRGLLEDACEDS; this is encoded by the coding sequence ATGGACAGAGACACCATTCGCATCGTCCTCTTGGTGATCGGCCTCCTGGTGATCGCCGGCATCTATATCTGGGGCCGCCACCGGCAGAAACTGCTGGATTTCCTCCAACGCCGCGGCGAATACGACGAATTGGGCTACGATCCCGGCCAGGAAGCCCCACCGTCCAAATCCCGCTATCAAGACCCCGACGACGACGAATTCGAAAGCCTGGGCTATAAGGGCCGCAAACCCGCCACGCCGGAACCCGCCGCCTACGGCCTGGACGACGATCTCGACAACGATCTGTTGGACTTCGGGGAATCCAAGCCCGCCCCCGAGCCACCGCCGGCCAAACCCAAACCCGAACCCACCGCGAAAACCCCACCGGAACCCAAGAAAACCACCGGCAGCGCCCCGATCCCGGTCTTGATCCAGGTCAGCGTGGTGGCGAGCGGCGGACGGCGCTATTTCCAGGGCGACGACCTCCGCGACGCGCTGCTCGACCTGGATTTGATCCACGGCAGCATGGGCATCTTCCACCGCTACGACCGCAAGTTCCGGGAAACCCTGTTCAGCGTCGCCAGCCTGGTCGAACCCGGCACCTTCCCGATGGACAATATGGAAGCCTTCGAATGCCCAGGCGTGGTGCTGTTCTTCCAGCCCGACCGGGTGTCCAACCCCATCGCGGTATTCGACGACTTGGTCCGCACCAGCCACAAGCTGGCGAACCGGCTGGGCGGGGCCGAATGGGATGAAAAACGCCAGCTTCTGACCCAGGACAAAATCGCCCATATGCGCGGCCTGCTGGAAGACGCCTGCGAAGACTCATGA